The sequence below is a genomic window from Tautonia rosea.
GCCTCGGATTCGTCGGCAAGACACCGGTGAATTGCTTGATCGTCACCTCCCCCGCCCGCACCTCGTCGAGCCCGAAGATCGCCCGCAGCAATTCCGTCCGACCCGCCCCGACGAGCCCGGCAATCCCCAGCACCTCCCCCCGGCGCAGGGTGAGATCCGCCCGTCTCGGCAAGCGACGGCCGGACAGCCCTCGCAGGACGAGCACCGGCTCCCCCGCCTCGTGAGGCACCCTCGGGAACATCTCCGTCAGATCTCGCCCGACCATCGCCGCGATAATCCCTCGCAGCGCAGCCCCCTTCATCTCCCCCCGCTCGACCGCCTGGCCATCCCTCAAGACCGTGTACCGATCTGCCACCCGCTGCACTTCTTCCAGAAAATGACTGATATAAACGATCGCTAGACCCCGCTCCCTTAGCCGATCAATCACCGCGAACAACCGCTCCGCGTCCCGCTCGGTCAGGGAACTGGTCGGCTCGTCGAAGACGATCACCCTGGCCTCGCACACCAAAGCTCTTGCCACCTCGATCAATTGCTGGGCACCCACGCTCAACGATCCGGCTCTCACGTCGGGCCGAAGATCGAGATGCTCCAGCATCTCCAGGGCCTCGCGCACGATCCTGCGATGCTCTCCCCTGCGCACCATCCCCAGCCTCGTCCGCTCCTGCCCGAGCATCACATTCGCCTCGACCGACAGGTGCGGCGCGATCGCCAGTTCCTGGTAGATCATCGCCACCCCCTTCGCCAGCGCCTCCCTCGGCCCCCTCGGCGCATACGGCTCCCCGTCCAGCCTCATTTCCCCCGCATCCGGACGATACGCTCCGCTCAATACCTTCATCAAGGTGCTCTTGCCCGCCCCATTCTCCCCGATCAAGGCATGCACTTCTCCCGGATACAGGTCGATCGCCACCCCCTCCAGCGCCCGGCTGGCGCCGAATCGCTTGGAGACGTTTCGCATCGCCAGCAAGGGCCGCGCATGCTCATCCGGCTTCATCTCGATCGGTGTTGCGTCCACGGCTCACCTGCTTCGCTGCCATCGCTCCGTCACTCAATCTCGGCCCTCAACCCACCGAAAGGCCATTGGCCATCGTACGGCGCTGTTCATGCCCTGACGACAGCGGAGTGGCCTGATTTCCCGTCGTTGAGTCGTGACTCGTTGCCAGGTTGGTACGGAACCCCTGACTCCGTTACAGGCTGGCTGGAATCCGTCCTGGTGCG
It includes:
- a CDS encoding sugar ABC transporter ATP-binding protein encodes the protein MKPDEHARPLLAMRNVSKRFGASRALEGVAIDLYPGEVHALIGENGAGKSTLMKVLSGAYRPDAGEMRLDGEPYAPRGPREALAKGVAMIYQELAIAPHLSVEANVMLGQERTRLGMVRRGEHRRIVREALEMLEHLDLRPDVRAGSLSVGAQQLIEVARALVCEARVIVFDEPTSSLTERDAERLFAVIDRLRERGLAIVYISHFLEEVQRVADRYTVLRDGQAVERGEMKGAALRGIIAAMVGRDLTEMFPRVPHEAGEPVLVLRGLSGRRLPRRADLTLRRGEVLGIAGLVGAGRTELLRAIFGLDEVRAGEVTIKQFTGVLPTNPRRSIREGMGFLSEDRKEEGLALGRSVEENLTLSALGRYAKFGWLRRRSRRRETRRWIEAMRIRTQGPDQRIGALSGGNQQKVALARLLHQQADVLLLDEPTRGIDVGSKAEIYRMIGTLAAEGKAVIMVSSYLPELMGVCDRIAVMSRGVLGPARPVEAWTEHAIMEQATGGAAPIG